From the Planktothricoides raciborskii GIHE-MW2 genome, the window CGAAACTGTAGAAAGTATCGATCATCAAATTGCTCTGAAAGAAGTGCAGGAAGTCGCCCCGGAAGCTCAGATGGGAGATACGGTGGTTTTGGATGTGACTCCTTCTCAGCGAGAGTTTGGTCGCATGGCAGCGATTCAGACCAAGCAGGTTCTCTCCCAAAAGTTGCGGGATCAGCAGCGCCAAATGGTTCAAGAAGAGTTTCAAGAACTCGAAGGTACGGTGTTACAAGCCAAAGTGCTTAGGTTTGAACGCCAATCGGCAATTCTGGCGGTGAATAGTGGTTTGGGTAAACCGGATGTGGAAGCTGAACTGCCTAAGCGGGAACAGCTACCGAACGATAATTATCGAGCGGGATCGACGATTAAGGTTTATTTGAAAAAAGTCCGGGAAGGCCCGCATCGTGGCCCGCAATTGTTGGTGTCTCGTGCGGATGCCGGTTTAGTGGTTTATTTGTTTGCCAACGAAGTCCCAGAAATTGAGGATGAGGTGGTACGCATTGTGGCGGTCGCCCGCGAAGCTAATCCCCCTTCCCGATATGTTGGGCCACGGACAAAAATTGCCGTAGATACTTTAGAACGTGATGTGGATCCCGTGGGGGCTTGTATTGGCGCCCGGGGATCGCGGATTCAAGTGGTGGTTAATGAATTGCGGGGCGAAAAAATTGATGTGATCCGCTGGTCTCCAGATCCAGCCACTTATATTGCCAATGCTCTGAGTCCGG encodes:
- the nusA gene encoding transcription termination factor NusA; this encodes MTMINLPGLRDMIEKISQERNLPKSSVQAALREALIKGYERYRRTQNMEGDNFDEDFFDNFEVELDTEEEGFRILATKTIVETVESIDHQIALKEVQEVAPEAQMGDTVVLDVTPSQREFGRMAAIQTKQVLSQKLRDQQRQMVQEEFQELEGTVLQAKVLRFERQSAILAVNSGLGKPDVEAELPKREQLPNDNYRAGSTIKVYLKKVREGPHRGPQLLVSRADAGLVVYLFANEVPEIEDEVVRIVAVAREANPPSRYVGPRTKIAVDTLERDVDPVGACIGARGSRIQVVVNELRGEKIDVIRWSPDPATYIANALSPAKVDQVLLVDPDSRQAHVLVPDDQLSLAIGKEGQNVRLAARLTGWKIDIKDTAKYEEVMDSPEENEDEESLDEEFLEEPELEVQTKKS